The Xanthomonas sp. CFBP 8443 genome has a window encoding:
- a CDS encoding DUF2752 domain-containing protein, translating to MLLLRGRPLPRWLPLAALSAAAAVATLVLRRVDPNTPGNPLPACPFYTLTGLYCPGCGSTRCLHALVHLDLAHALASNPLLVVALPLLAIMALNAAGLRMRPLAPLLKILADPRLWLWLLLGYAVLRNLPWFPFTLLAPH from the coding sequence ATGCTGCTTCTGCGCGGTCGTCCCCTGCCCCGCTGGCTGCCGCTGGCCGCGCTGAGCGCTGCCGCCGCGGTGGCGACGCTGGTGCTGCGCCGGGTCGATCCCAATACGCCGGGCAATCCGTTGCCGGCCTGTCCGTTCTATACCCTGACCGGGCTGTACTGCCCCGGTTGCGGCAGCACCCGCTGCCTGCACGCGCTGGTGCACCTGGATCTGGCCCACGCGCTGGCGAGCAATCCGCTGCTGGTGGTGGCCCTGCCGCTGCTGGCGATCATGGCGCTCAATGCCGCCGGGCTGCGCATGCGCCCGCTGGCGCCGCTGCTGAAGATCCTCGCCGACCCGCGCCTGTGGCTGTGGCTGCTGCTCGGCTACGCCGTGCTGCGCAACCTGCCGTGGTTTCCGTTCACGCTGCTGGCGCCGCACTGA
- a CDS encoding CD225/dispanin family protein, whose translation MNTTAPQVSNNLVWAILSTLFCCLPLGIVSIVFASQVNTKLAAGDINGARDSSEKAKKWAIYSVIAWVVLVVLYLIFIFALGGLGMMQQSSMS comes from the coding sequence ATGAATACCACCGCACCGCAAGTGTCCAACAATCTCGTCTGGGCGATCCTGAGCACGCTGTTCTGCTGCCTGCCGCTGGGCATCGTCTCCATCGTGTTCGCCTCGCAGGTCAACACCAAGCTCGCCGCCGGCGACATCAATGGCGCCCGCGACTCGTCGGAGAAGGCCAAGAAGTGGGCGATCTACTCGGTCATCGCCTGGGTCGTGCTGGTCGTGCTGTACCTGATCTTCATCTTCGCCCTGGGTGGCCTGGGCATGATGCAGCAGTCGTCCATGTCCTGA
- a CDS encoding CD225/dispanin family protein, translated as MSQVLPPPPPNGAGIYVPNNLVWAILSTLFCCLPLGVVSIVYASQVDGKRAAGDVAGAREASRKAGLWAMWSALAAPILLALWFLLFGGLAIFGSLLGH; from the coding sequence GTGAGTCAGGTTTTGCCACCACCACCGCCCAACGGCGCGGGCATCTACGTCCCCAACAATCTGGTGTGGGCGATCCTGTCCACGCTGTTCTGCTGTCTGCCGCTGGGCGTGGTATCGATCGTCTACGCCTCGCAGGTGGACGGCAAACGCGCCGCCGGCGATGTCGCCGGCGCCCGCGAGGCGTCGCGCAAGGCCGGTCTGTGGGCGATGTGGTCCGCGCTCGCCGCGCCGATCCTGCTCGCGCTGTGGTTCCTGCTGTTCGGCGGACTGGCAATATTCGGCAGCCTGCTCGGACACTGA
- a CDS encoding MFS transporter translates to MSGHSQFALLKQRRFLPFFVVQGLGAFNDNVYRQAIIGLLFYLGVTPEQRTLYTNLAPALFILPYFLFSALAGQIAEKLEKSRLVVITTTMEIAIMSLAAVGFLTENMAVLLVALFCTGLQSTLFGPVKYSILPSVLKPEELTGGNGLVEMGTSISILCGMILGGLIFQIAGSHGPVAAATAVIALAVAGNLVARLIPKVDAGAPELKINWNPVPESLAIMRLTRRQLAVRNAVLGVSWFWFIGTVLTAQLPTYAELNLGGAQDLYIFALALFSIGTGTGSLLCEKLSGRTVEIGLVPLGAFGISAFMLDLYFARPGGALQAGLDIGQFVRQAGSWRIMLDLVGIGLCTGLFVVPLFALIQSRTPKAELSRVIAGLNIQNSMFIVIAAVVGIALQMQQLSLFGVRVPMPGLSIPQVFLALAIANALVAIWIFSIVPEFLMRFLSWVMVRALYRLRLHGIERHIPDEGAALIVCNHVSYMDALVLAASIPRPVRFVMYYRIFNIPVMRWIFRTAKAIPIAGAREDPALMQRAFDEIDAALADGELVCIFPEGALTKDGEIAKFKSGMEKIVERRAVPVLPMALRNMWTSMWSKRDSRLRRMRVPRRFRAHVEVVAGPPVAAAEASAELLEAQVRQLRGDAA, encoded by the coding sequence ATGTCCGGCCATAGCCAGTTCGCCCTGCTGAAACAGCGCCGCTTCCTGCCGTTCTTCGTGGTCCAGGGCCTGGGCGCGTTCAACGACAACGTGTACCGGCAGGCGATCATCGGCCTGCTGTTCTATCTGGGCGTCACCCCCGAGCAGCGCACGCTGTACACCAACCTGGCGCCGGCGCTGTTCATCCTGCCGTACTTCCTGTTCTCCGCATTGGCCGGACAGATCGCCGAGAAGCTGGAGAAATCACGGCTGGTGGTCATCACCACCACGATGGAGATCGCGATCATGTCGCTGGCCGCGGTCGGATTCCTGACCGAGAACATGGCGGTGCTGCTGGTCGCGCTGTTCTGCACCGGCCTGCAGTCCACGCTGTTCGGCCCGGTGAAGTACTCGATCCTGCCGTCGGTGCTCAAGCCGGAGGAACTGACCGGCGGCAACGGCCTGGTCGAGATGGGCACCTCGATCTCGATCCTGTGCGGCATGATCCTGGGCGGGCTGATCTTCCAGATCGCCGGCAGCCACGGCCCGGTCGCCGCGGCCACCGCGGTGATCGCGCTGGCGGTCGCCGGCAACCTGGTCGCGCGGCTGATCCCCAAGGTCGATGCCGGCGCGCCGGAGCTGAAGATCAACTGGAACCCGGTACCCGAGTCGCTGGCGATCATGCGCCTGACCCGGCGCCAGCTGGCGGTGCGCAACGCGGTGCTCGGCGTGTCCTGGTTCTGGTTCATCGGCACGGTGCTGACCGCGCAGCTGCCGACCTACGCCGAGCTCAACCTCGGCGGCGCGCAGGACCTGTACATCTTCGCCCTGGCGCTGTTCTCGATCGGCACCGGTACCGGCTCGCTGCTGTGCGAAAAGCTGTCCGGGCGCACCGTGGAAATCGGCCTGGTGCCGCTGGGCGCGTTCGGCATCAGCGCGTTCATGCTCGACCTGTATTTCGCCCGCCCCGGCGGCGCGCTGCAGGCCGGGCTGGACATCGGCCAGTTCGTGCGCCAGGCCGGCAGCTGGCGGATCATGCTCGACCTGGTCGGCATCGGCCTGTGCACCGGCCTGTTCGTGGTGCCGCTGTTCGCGCTGATCCAGAGCCGCACGCCCAAGGCGGAACTGTCGCGCGTCATCGCCGGGCTCAACATCCAGAACTCGATGTTCATCGTCATCGCCGCGGTGGTCGGCATCGCGCTGCAGATGCAGCAGCTGAGCCTGTTCGGCGTGCGCGTGCCGATGCCGGGGCTGAGCATCCCGCAGGTGTTCCTGGCGCTGGCCATCGCCAATGCGCTGGTGGCGATCTGGATCTTCAGCATCGTCCCCGAATTCCTGATGCGCTTCCTCAGCTGGGTGATGGTGCGCGCGCTGTACCGGCTGCGCCTGCACGGCATCGAGCGGCACATCCCCGACGAAGGCGCGGCGCTGATCGTGTGCAACCACGTCAGCTACATGGACGCGCTGGTGCTGGCCGCGTCGATCCCGCGGCCGGTGCGCTTCGTCATGTACTACCGCATCTTCAACATCCCGGTGATGCGCTGGATCTTCCGCACCGCCAAGGCGATCCCGATCGCCGGCGCGCGCGAGGACCCGGCGCTGATGCAGCGCGCGTTCGACGAGATCGATGCGGCGCTGGCCGACGGCGAACTGGTGTGCATCTTCCCCGAGGGCGCGCTGACCAAGGACGGGGAAATCGCCAAGTTCAAGTCCGGCATGGAGAAGATCGTCGAGCGCCGCGCGGTGCCGGTGCTGCCGATGGCCTTGCGCAACATGTGGACCAGCATGTGGAGCAAGCGCGACTCGCGGCTGCGGCGCATGCGCGTGCCGCGCCGCTTCCGCGCGCACGTGGAGGTGGTCGCCGGGCCGCCGGTGGCCGCCGCCGAGGCCAGCGCCGAGCTGCTGGAAGCGCAGGTGCGGCAGCTGCGCGGGGATGCCGCCTGA
- a CDS encoding LysR family transcriptional regulator: MLTLRQLEFAVAVAEEGSFTAAARRCHTVQSALSHQIAKIEEALGARLFERGARQVRTTAAGEVFLHNARETLRAAERLHEEMAQTLGTVRGRLHIGQISSLTTVQVPALLRRFRDAHSAVDVHLRTGMSDALLLELGEGRLDVALVGVGPHIVLPEQRLLLHEEPLALIAAPGNRFAARTEVALHELEDAPMAGLIAGAGVRGIIDRAFAEAGLRQRLQYEVTHADLQRQLVVEDLGLAIVPQTMAAAMHGVAVIALRERFRFLTYATWRADPTPAARALIALLRQGQEDASEAS, translated from the coding sequence ATGCTGACCCTGCGCCAGCTCGAATTCGCCGTTGCCGTCGCCGAGGAAGGCAGCTTCACCGCCGCCGCACGCCGCTGCCACACGGTGCAGTCGGCGCTGAGCCACCAGATCGCCAAAATCGAGGAAGCGCTGGGCGCGCGGCTGTTCGAGCGCGGCGCGCGGCAGGTGCGCACCACCGCCGCCGGCGAGGTGTTCCTGCACAACGCCCGCGAGACCCTGCGCGCGGCCGAGCGCCTGCACGAGGAGATGGCGCAGACCCTGGGCACGGTGCGCGGGCGCCTGCACATCGGCCAGATCTCCTCGCTGACCACGGTGCAGGTGCCGGCGCTGCTGCGCCGCTTCCGCGACGCGCACAGCGCGGTCGACGTGCACCTGCGCACCGGCATGAGCGATGCTCTGCTGCTCGAACTGGGCGAGGGCCGGCTGGACGTGGCCCTGGTCGGGGTCGGCCCGCACATCGTCCTGCCCGAGCAGCGCCTGCTGCTGCACGAGGAACCGCTGGCGCTGATCGCCGCGCCCGGCAACCGCTTCGCCGCGCGCACCGAGGTGGCGCTGCACGAACTGGAGGACGCGCCGATGGCCGGGCTGATCGCCGGCGCCGGCGTGCGCGGCATCATCGACCGCGCCTTCGCCGAGGCAGGCCTGCGCCAGCGCCTGCAGTACGAAGTCACCCATGCCGACCTGCAGCGCCAGCTGGTGGTCGAGGACCTGGGCCTGGCGATCGTGCCGCAGACCATGGCCGCGGCGATGCACGGCGTGGCGGTGATCGCGCTGCGCGAGCGCTTCCGCTTCCTGACCTACGCCACCTGGCGCGCGGACCCGACCCCGGCCGCGCGCGCACTGATCGCGCTGCTGCGGCAGGGGCAGGAGGACGCCAGCGAAGCCAGCTAA
- a CDS encoding MFS transporter — MDTSPHAPMHRGLVLLMAAATGLAVASNYYAQPLLEVLAQTFSIDVRSAGAVVTTAQLAYAAGLLLLVPLGDRFERRSLIVGLYALSAVGLLISAASSSFALLLVGTLVTGLSSVAAQILVPFAATLAAPHERGRVVGTVMSGLLLGILLARTVSGLLAGAGGWHTVYWVAAALILLVAALLWRALPRHPGNPRLSYPHLIGSVLALLRDEPVLRSRAILGGLLFAGFSMFWTTLAFLLSGPDYGYGTATIGLFGLIGAAGAFAANLSGKLADRGAGHWVGWGGLAMLLLSWLLLAAAPHSLWLLIAGVLLLDVAVQGVHIGNQHVIYQLDPKARNRITSAYVTCYFIGGAIGSSLGTAAYAYAGWRGVVVGGVALAVAALLWMGISVRPAPQKAALAPTPER, encoded by the coding sequence ATGGACACCTCCCCGCACGCCCCGATGCACCGTGGCCTGGTGCTGCTGATGGCCGCCGCCACCGGCCTGGCGGTGGCCAGCAACTACTACGCGCAGCCGCTGCTGGAGGTGCTGGCGCAGACCTTCTCGATCGACGTGCGCAGCGCCGGCGCGGTGGTCACCACCGCGCAGCTGGCCTACGCCGCTGGCCTGCTGTTGCTGGTGCCGCTGGGCGACCGCTTCGAGCGCCGCAGCCTGATCGTGGGGCTGTACGCGCTCAGCGCGGTGGGCCTGCTGATCAGCGCCGCCTCGAGCAGCTTCGCGCTGCTGCTGGTCGGCACCCTGGTCACCGGGTTGAGCTCGGTGGCCGCGCAGATCCTGGTGCCGTTCGCCGCCACGCTGGCCGCGCCGCACGAGCGCGGGCGGGTGGTCGGCACGGTGATGAGCGGGCTGCTGCTCGGCATCCTGCTGGCGCGCACCGTGTCCGGGCTGCTGGCCGGCGCCGGCGGCTGGCATACCGTGTACTGGGTGGCCGCGGCGCTGATCCTGCTGGTGGCGGCGCTGCTGTGGCGCGCGCTGCCGCGGCATCCGGGCAATCCGCGGTTGTCCTATCCGCACCTGATCGGCTCGGTGCTGGCGCTGCTGCGCGACGAACCGGTGCTGCGTTCGCGGGCGATCCTGGGCGGGCTGCTCTTCGCCGGCTTCAGCATGTTCTGGACCACGCTGGCGTTCCTGCTGTCCGGCCCCGACTACGGCTATGGCACCGCCACGATCGGCCTGTTCGGCCTGATCGGCGCCGCCGGCGCGTTCGCCGCCAATCTGTCGGGCAAGCTCGCCGACCGCGGCGCCGGGCACTGGGTGGGCTGGGGCGGGCTGGCCATGCTGCTGCTGTCGTGGCTGCTGCTGGCCGCCGCGCCGCACTCGCTGTGGCTGCTGATCGCCGGGGTGTTGTTGCTGGACGTGGCGGTGCAGGGCGTGCACATCGGTAACCAGCACGTGATCTACCAGCTGGATCCGAAGGCGCGCAACCGCATCACTTCGGCCTACGTCACCTGCTACTTCATCGGCGGCGCGATCGGCTCCAGCCTCGGCACCGCGGCCTACGCCTACGCCGGCTGGCGCGGCGTGGTGGTCGGCGGCGTGGCGCTGGCGGTGGCGGCGCTGCTGTGGATGGGCATCAGCGTGCGGCCGGCACCGCAGAAGGCGGCGTTGGCGCCGACGCCGGAGCGGTGA
- the yccS gene encoding YccS family putative transporter, translating to MPKSSIESRLSRLWAHEKASYGLRVFIALGVAMGVCWQQQQLTALPAIFLGAIASAIAETDDNWLGRIKSVLLSLLCFAAAAAAVVLLFPYPLAFVAGMALSTFALTLLGALGERYASIAQATVALAIYAMIGIDHGGRAGHVGGSAWHGIGLLMLGAAWYGLLSILWTVLFANRPVRERLSRLFFELGRYLRLKAALFEPVRQSDLHARRLALAEQNAQVVAALNAAKTAIMSRFGRSGRPGVQSGLYFRLYYMAQDFHERASSSHYPYEALTDAFFHSDVLYRCQRLLALQGKACAALGEAIRLRQPFEYGEQTQLATTDLRQSLDFLHARADPRQARLLGSLELLVTNLQSIERRLSDSAQSDTTSDTLDTRLRDSSPHTLREMLVRVGQQLTPGSVLFRHGLRMAIALVVGYAIMQSIHASNGYWILLTTAFVCRPNYGATRLRLAQRIAGTLIGLGATWALMQLFPGTELQLLFALAGALLFFVTRTDRYMLATAAITVMALFCFNLLGDGFVLIWPRLLDTLIGCAIAAAASFLILPDWQGRRLNQVMATVLASCARYLAQVLEQYRSGMRDDLPYRIARRDMHNADAALSVALSNMLREPGRYRRNLDAGFRFLALSNTLLGYLSALGAHRAALAGEADPAIDRAGGYLQDTLGAIAEALAQRQALPPADESAEVAMADALEHEDGIDEAKRRLVRNQLALTLRLLPKLRAAAHAVTAPASAPTPPSAVPAAR from the coding sequence GTGCCGAAATCCTCGATCGAATCGCGCCTCAGCCGCCTGTGGGCCCACGAAAAGGCCAGCTACGGCCTGCGCGTGTTCATCGCGCTGGGCGTGGCGATGGGGGTGTGCTGGCAGCAGCAGCAACTGACCGCGCTGCCGGCGATCTTCCTCGGCGCCATCGCCAGCGCCATCGCCGAGACCGACGACAATTGGCTGGGCCGGATCAAGTCGGTGCTGCTGTCGCTGCTGTGCTTCGCCGCGGCCGCGGCCGCGGTGGTGCTGCTGTTCCCCTATCCGCTGGCGTTCGTCGCCGGCATGGCGCTGTCCACCTTCGCCCTGACCCTGCTCGGCGCGCTCGGCGAGCGCTACGCCTCCATCGCCCAGGCCACGGTGGCGCTGGCGATCTACGCGATGATCGGCATCGACCACGGCGGCCGCGCCGGCCACGTCGGCGGCAGCGCCTGGCACGGCATCGGGCTGTTGATGCTCGGCGCGGCCTGGTACGGATTGCTGTCGATCCTGTGGACCGTGCTGTTCGCCAACCGCCCGGTGCGCGAGCGGCTGTCGCGGCTGTTCTTCGAACTCGGCCGCTACCTGCGGCTCAAGGCCGCATTGTTCGAACCGGTGCGGCAGAGCGACCTGCACGCGCGGCGGCTGGCGCTGGCCGAGCAGAACGCGCAGGTGGTGGCGGCGCTGAACGCGGCCAAGACCGCGATCATGAGCCGCTTCGGCCGCTCCGGCCGGCCCGGCGTGCAGTCCGGCCTGTACTTCCGGCTGTACTACATGGCGCAGGATTTCCACGAACGCGCCAGCTCCTCGCACTATCCCTACGAAGCGCTGACCGACGCGTTCTTCCACAGCGACGTGCTGTACCGCTGCCAGCGCCTGCTTGCCCTGCAGGGCAAGGCCTGCGCCGCGCTGGGCGAGGCGATCCGGCTGCGCCAGCCGTTCGAGTACGGCGAGCAGACCCAGCTGGCCACCACCGACCTGCGCCAGTCGCTGGACTTCCTGCACGCCCGCGCCGATCCGCGCCAGGCGCGGCTGCTCGGCTCGCTGGAACTGCTGGTGACCAACCTGCAGAGCATTGAGCGGCGGCTGTCCGACTCCGCGCAGTCCGACACCACCAGCGACACCCTCGACACGCGCCTGCGCGACTCCTCGCCGCACACGCTGCGCGAGATGCTGGTGCGCGTCGGCCAGCAACTCACCCCCGGCTCGGTGCTGTTCCGGCACGGGCTGCGCATGGCGATCGCACTGGTGGTCGGCTACGCCATCATGCAGTCGATCCACGCCAGCAACGGCTACTGGATCCTGCTCACCACCGCCTTCGTGTGCCGGCCCAACTACGGCGCCACCCGGCTGCGCCTGGCGCAGCGCATCGCCGGCACCCTGATCGGCCTGGGTGCGACCTGGGCGCTGATGCAGCTGTTCCCCGGCACCGAACTGCAGCTACTGTTCGCGCTGGCCGGCGCACTGCTGTTCTTCGTCACCCGCACCGACCGCTACATGCTGGCCACCGCGGCGATCACGGTGATGGCGCTGTTCTGCTTCAACCTGCTCGGCGACGGCTTCGTGCTGATCTGGCCGCGCCTGCTCGACACCCTGATCGGCTGCGCGATCGCCGCGGCGGCCTCGTTCCTGATCCTGCCCGACTGGCAGGGCCGCCGCCTCAACCAGGTGATGGCGACCGTGCTGGCCAGCTGCGCGCGCTACCTGGCGCAGGTGCTCGAGCAATACCGCAGCGGCATGCGCGACGACCTTCCCTACCGCATCGCCCGCCGCGACATGCACAACGCCGACGCCGCGCTGTCGGTGGCGCTGTCCAACATGTTGCGCGAACCCGGCCGCTACCGCCGCAACCTGGATGCCGGCTTCCGCTTCCTGGCGCTGTCCAACACCTTGCTCGGCTACCTGTCGGCGCTGGGCGCGCACCGCGCCGCGCTGGCCGGCGAAGCCGACCCGGCCATCGACCGCGCCGGCGGTTACCTGCAGGACACCCTGGGCGCGATCGCCGAGGCACTGGCGCAGCGCCAGGCGCTGCCGCCGGCCGACGAATCGGCCGAGGTGGCCATGGCCGATGCGCTGGAACACGAGGACGGGATCGACGAAGCCAAGCGGCGGCTGGTGCGCAACCAGCTGGCGCTGACCCTGCGCCTGCTGCCCAAGCTGCGCGCCGCCGCGCATGCGGTCACCGCTCCGGCGTCGGCGCCAACGCCGCCTTCTGCGGTGCCGGCCGCACGCTGA
- a CDS encoding TonB-dependent receptor: MPTRLPRHSLLPLALAAALCAPAHAAVAETDAAPAERKATELDAIRVNAERAEAPAGALGERPARDTPFSITRIDADDLQQRQVNSLAQMFMTDPSVSGNVGAYNSSWYTTIQVRGLPVSYSNGYKLNGMPLYTYGAEWPSESMEQVQLLKGASGFMYGFGAPGGIVNYLTKKPTDTPLLDLSVGYRDGGVYSAQLDNGRRFGADERFGYRLNLLREQGDIYNDTHVERTLASLGLDARLSEDLTWTADLLYQDRKLENEAPTITFYGYGDSALPRRLDPRRDRAIRDTFFNTEMQSAMTGLRWRIDDAWNARLDLSYSKFRSSINKIWDYVLNREGDTDTYIYDLGNLAENYLAQGLFEGRFSTGPIDHQVVAGASWQQADSGWAKQNLWYQLGTSNLYEDSALSYHSTHSRDTYRSDRVEQNALFASDTLSVGAHWSLLLGLRHARYEQNSWNVDGAHTARYQKSVNTPTVALLFKPREDQTLYASYVESLEQGSTVGQLYENRNTLLPPLESKQYELGYKLERARWALDAAWFRIERGAEYGNAANYYVQDGEVRYQGFDLSGHVQATPNWRIGAGATWVDAEYLRNEAAAVGRTPAGVARFQATLNTAYAFDAVPGLSVHAAAKHYGSQPYGASMWNDLYDLKLPSFTLLDAGLGYRTHWGATPVTLRGELTNLTDRRYWTNDGNGYGQPRTWSLNATFEL, translated from the coding sequence ATGCCCACCCGCCTCCCACGCCATTCCCTGCTGCCGCTCGCGCTGGCGGCCGCGCTTTGCGCTCCCGCCCATGCCGCAGTGGCCGAGACCGACGCCGCCCCCGCCGAGCGCAAGGCCACCGAACTGGACGCGATCCGGGTCAACGCCGAGCGTGCCGAGGCGCCGGCCGGCGCCCTGGGCGAACGGCCGGCGCGCGACACGCCGTTCTCGATCACCCGCATCGATGCCGACGACCTGCAGCAGCGCCAGGTGAACTCGCTGGCGCAGATGTTCATGACCGATCCGTCGGTCTCCGGCAACGTCGGCGCCTACAACAGCAGCTGGTACACCACCATCCAGGTGCGCGGCCTACCGGTCAGCTACAGCAACGGCTACAAGCTCAACGGCATGCCGCTGTACACCTACGGCGCCGAGTGGCCGAGCGAGAGCATGGAGCAGGTGCAACTGCTCAAGGGCGCCAGCGGCTTCATGTACGGCTTCGGCGCCCCCGGCGGCATCGTCAACTACCTCACCAAGAAGCCCACCGACACGCCGTTGCTGGACCTGAGCGTCGGCTACCGCGACGGCGGCGTGTACAGCGCGCAGCTCGACAACGGCCGCCGCTTCGGCGCAGACGAGCGTTTCGGCTACCGCCTCAACCTGCTGCGCGAACAGGGCGACATCTACAACGACACCCACGTCGAGCGCACGCTGGCCTCGCTGGGGCTGGATGCGCGGCTGAGCGAGGATCTCACCTGGACCGCCGACCTGCTCTACCAGGACCGCAAGCTGGAGAACGAAGCGCCGACCATCACCTTCTACGGCTATGGCGACAGCGCGCTGCCGCGCCGCCTCGACCCGCGCCGCGACCGCGCCATCCGCGACACCTTCTTCAATACCGAGATGCAGTCGGCGATGACCGGCCTGCGCTGGCGGATCGACGATGCCTGGAATGCGCGCCTGGACCTGAGCTACAGCAAGTTCCGCAGTTCGATCAACAAGATCTGGGACTACGTGCTCAACCGCGAGGGCGACACCGACACCTATATCTACGACCTGGGCAACCTCGCCGAGAACTACCTGGCGCAGGGCCTGTTCGAAGGCCGCTTCAGCACCGGCCCGATCGACCACCAGGTGGTCGCCGGCGCAAGCTGGCAACAGGCCGACAGCGGCTGGGCCAAGCAGAACCTGTGGTACCAGCTGGGCACCTCCAACCTGTACGAGGACAGCGCGCTCAGCTACCACAGCACCCATTCGCGCGACACCTACCGCAGCGACCGGGTCGAGCAGAACGCGCTGTTCGCCAGCGACACGCTCAGCGTCGGCGCGCACTGGTCGCTGCTGCTGGGCCTGCGCCACGCCCGTTACGAACAGAACAGCTGGAACGTGGACGGCGCGCATACCGCGCGCTACCAGAAGTCGGTCAATACTCCGACGGTGGCGTTGCTGTTCAAGCCACGCGAGGACCAGACCCTGTACGCCAGCTACGTGGAATCGCTGGAGCAGGGCAGCACCGTCGGCCAACTCTACGAGAACCGCAACACGCTGCTGCCGCCGCTGGAAAGCAAGCAGTACGAGTTGGGTTACAAGCTGGAGCGTGCGCGTTGGGCGCTGGACGCGGCCTGGTTCCGCATCGAGCGCGGCGCCGAATACGGCAATGCCGCCAACTACTACGTGCAGGACGGCGAAGTGCGCTACCAGGGTTTCGACCTCAGCGGCCACGTGCAGGCCACGCCGAACTGGCGCATCGGCGCCGGCGCGACCTGGGTCGACGCCGAGTACCTGCGCAACGAGGCCGCCGCGGTCGGTCGCACGCCCGCCGGCGTGGCCAGGTTCCAGGCCACGCTCAATACCGCGTACGCGTTCGACGCCGTGCCCGGGCTGAGCGTGCACGCGGCCGCCAAGCACTACGGCTCGCAGCCGTACGGCGCGTCGATGTGGAACGACCTGTACGACCTGAAGCTGCCCTCGTTCACCTTGCTCGATGCCGGCCTCGGCTATCGCACGCACTGGGGCGCCACGCCGGTGACGCTGCGCGGCGAGCTCACCAACCTCACCGACCGCCGCTACTGGACCAACGACGGCAACGGCTACGGCCAGCCGCGCACCTGGTCGCTGAACGCCACGTTCGAACTGTGA